TTCGGGTAAATGCCCAGGTCTAGTCACAAGATCACAATCTCATACTGGGACATAGATGGTGGGCATGAATATGATGTCCGAGTTTTTAGAGGTATTTGTGATGTGATCTGTTTCGTTTTAATAAACAATTATCTGATCTGATTCAATCCGAGCTATCTGAATTTTGAGTACAAGACGACCTTTACTTTGGATATAAATATAAATAATAATATTTTATTACAAGAGGACCTTTATTTTGGACATGGGCTTCTTTAATTTGAACGTGGACTCGCAACTTGTTTTTCTCTCTGTTATATAGTCGACGGAAAAAAAAAGAAGAGTAGGTGTTAAAACCTAATTGTCGTCTTCTTCTTCCTTTCAAAACCCGGAGAAGAGATGGAGAGGTTGATCAAGAGGGATTTCGTATCGAGGAAGAGGAAGACAACGACAACTACGAGTACTACTATAGCGGAGAAGAAGAAGAAGAAGAAGAAGCCAACCCCAAACACATCTGATGAAGTGATATTGCTGCCACTTCCATATGATTTGGTACTGATGATCGTGGCACGCGTTCCAATATTATACTATCGGACTCTGCCACTAGTCTCCAAGAGCTTTCGATCTATGGTGGCTTCACCTGAGCTTTACAAGGTTAGGTCAATCTTGGGCCTCACGGAAACTTGTCTCTATGTGTGCTTGAGGTTCGGGTTAACTTCTTACAAGTGGCACACCCTCTCCCTCTCCTCCTCCTCCTCCAAGAGTAGCCGCCGCTATGTTTTGGCTAGAGTCGCCGCTGATGATAATGATGATGATTCTCCTTGTAATGTGGGTTTGGGTTATTCAGATCTTGTGGCTATTGGTTCTGATATCTACAACATCGGCCGAGCAGATAAAGCCTTTCTACGGCCCACCTCTGGGGTCTCGATTCTTGATTGCAAGTCTCACACGTGGCGCAAGGCTCCACGCATGCCAGTGGAGCTAGATGAGCTTTCCGCCAGGGTCCTTGATGGAAAGATATATGTGCAAGGACGCTATCATCAAGATGGTTCGTGGAAGAAGTCGTTCGAGGTGTTCGACACGAATACTCAAACTTGGGATCTTCCTTGCTGCGGATTGGATTGGGAGGGGATCGCTTGTTGTATTATTGACGGAAAGCTCCACGCGGTAACTCGCTTTGATGGGGTGTTTGCTTTCGATTCGAAGAAATGTAGATGGGAGCTCGTTGAAAAGTATCCAAGGACGGCTGGTGATACTATATTTTCAGTTTCTTACTGCGAGGTTGATAGTGTTCTGTATTCTGTGTCTGGAGACGGAGCTCTGAGATGGTATGACTCCGACAAGACAAGGTGGAGAGATTTGAAGGGTTTGGTAGGGCTGCCTAAGTTGCCCTATCCTCTTGCTGGTCGTGGCTCTTTTGTTAAATTGACTGGTTATGGTGGTGGGAAGATGATGGTGTTCTGGAATAGAAATTTAAGCAGTCAGTGGCTTAAAAGGGACACCATATTTTGTGCGGAGATAGCGCTTGAAAGAGGCAATGGAGATTGTTGGGGGAAACTTGAGTGGTACGA
This sequence is a window from Brassica oleracea var. oleracea cultivar TO1000 chromosome C1, BOL, whole genome shotgun sequence. Protein-coding genes within it:
- the LOC106297909 gene encoding F-box/kelch-repeat protein At5g38670-like: MERLIKRDFVSRKRKTTTTTSTTIAEKKKKKKKPTPNTSDEVILLPLPYDLVLMIVARVPILYYRTLPLVSKSFRSMVASPELYKVRSILGLTETCLYVCLRFGLTSYKWHTLSLSSSSSKSSRRYVLARVAADDNDDDSPCNVGLGYSDLVAIGSDIYNIGRADKAFLRPTSGVSILDCKSHTWRKAPRMPVELDELSARVLDGKIYVQGRYHQDGSWKKSFEVFDTNTQTWDLPCCGLDWEGIACCIIDGKLHAVTRFDGVFAFDSKKCRWELVEKYPRTAGDTIFSVSYCEVDSVLYSVSGDGALRWYDSDKTRWRDLKGLVGLPKLPYPLAGRGSFVKLTGYGGGKMMVFWNRNLSSQWLKRDTIFCAEIALERGNGDCWGKLEWYDSVLSVPVVTEFVKVLAVTL